The nucleotide sequence AAGCCCAGGCCGAAGAGCACCGCGAAGGTGAGGATGAACGCGGCCAGGCCGTTGCCGTCGTCATCTTCGCTGTCCCGGGTGTGCATCTCGTTGTCGCGGGCCTCCCTCATCCCGTTCTTGATTTCGCCGGCCAGCGCGGTGCCGATGCCCGCGCCACCGAAGCTCTCGATGCTGCCCTCCACCTCCGCGCCGTCCGCCCGCTCCACGACGCCGCCGAAGGAGGACACGTCGCCCTCCACGTGCGCGCCGTCGCGCAGGATGACGTTGCCGCCGAAGGCGTGCGCGTCTCCCTCCACGTGGCCGTCGATCTCCAGGTTGCCGCCGAAGGCGACCGCGTCATCCTCCACGTGGCCCTTCACCACCAGGTTGCCGCCGTACACCACGGCGCTCTGGACGTTCTGCCCCTCCTTCACCTCCAGGGACTGGCCGCGCGCCACCACGTTGCGGCCGCCGGAGCGGCGGTTGCGCCGCAGCTCCTCGCGGGTGCGGTCCATCTGCTCGCGCATCCGCTCCCGCACCTCGCGCGCGGTCTCCCGCGCCTCTTCGGGGTCCATGTTCCCCAACTGCTCATGCATGGGCGGCACCGGCGGCACCGGCGGCACCGGGGCGACGTCAGGCATGGGCGGCGTGGGCGGCGCGGCCTGCGCGGCGACGGCCTCCTCGGGGGCCGGAGTGGCGGCGGGCGAGGTGTCCGGAGTGGCGGCGGTGCCGGCCTCGGCGGCCTCCTGCTCCTTCGCCGTCATGGGGCGCAGGGTGATGATGGAGTTGTCCTGCTCCATGCGCAGCGAGTAGGCCCGCGCCACGGTGCGCAGCGCCTGGTTGGCGGTGACGCCGCGCAGGTGCACCTCGGCGGGCGTGTCCAGGTCGCCGGTGACGACGAGGTTGAGGCCGCCCTTGTCCGCAATCGTCTTGAGCGCGTCGCGCAGGCTGCCGCGGAAGCTGACGTCGATGGTGCGGGCGGCGGGCGCGCTGGCCTCCGCCTTCGGGGTGGCCTGGGGCTCGGCGCCGAGCGCGAGGGGGGCGCCGAGGAGCAGAGCGGGAAGAAGGATTCGAGTGGAGATCTTCATGGGTCGCTCACGCTTCGAAGGGAGTGGGGACGCTGCCGGCGAGCCGCTTGAGGCCATACAGCGAGGACAGGAGGAGGAAGGCCAGGGTGGTGGCCACCGCGAGTCCCGCGGTGGCCCACAGCGCGTGGGCCCCGCTGAGGACGCCCTCGACGAAGAGGCGGCCCTCGAACAGGAACGAGGCGACGCCGGTGCCCAGGTGGCCGAGCGCCTGGTCGTTCATCAACAGGTAGCCCAGCCCGCCCATCAGCGACGTCAGCAGGATGGCCACGCCGGACCAGACCTCTCGCCGCTGGGGCACGGGCTCGGCGGCCACGCGCGCCATGACGTTGGCCACGAAGCTGGGCGGAGGCAGCGGGTCCGACAGCCGGTACAGGTCGTTCTCCATCAGCCGGTGCTCTTCGAGGACGGCCGCGCAGGCCTCGCACTCGGCGGCATGGTCCAGGGCGGGGCCTTCACCCGCTTCCAGCTCCGCGAAGAGGAGCTCCAGGTCCGGGCACGGGTGCGGGGTCATCGGGGAGCCTCCTCGGTGGGCGTCATCTTCTTGCGCAGCTTCTCGCGGGCGCGGAACAGCCGGGCCATGATGGTGCCAGGCGCGCAGCCCATGACCTGGGCGATCTCCTTCGTCGTGCGCTTCTGGACGTAGTAGAGCGCGAGGACTTCACGGTCATCGGCGGACAGGGTGGCCATCGCCTCCTCGAGCGACTGCCGCTCCTGCTGGGCGATGGCGCGGTCCTCCTGCGACGCGTCGCCGCTGGGGAGCACCTCCTTCATGGGCTCCAGCTCCTCGGTGCGCACCTTGGTGCGGCGGCGGAGCAGGTCCAGGCAGAGGTTGCGCGTAATCGCCAGCACCCAGAGGTCGAACGGGCGCGAGTCGTCGTACCGGTGCAGGTTCTGGTACGCGCGCAGCAGGGCCTCCTGGGCCACCTCCGCGGCCTCGGCCTCGCGCTGGAGCAGCCGCAGGGCCAGGCCGTACACGGGGCGCTGCACGCTGCGCACGAGGGACTCGAAAGCGGACGGGTCGCCGCGGCGAGCGGCCTGCACGTCCGCCTTCCAGGGAAGCGGGGGAGCCTCCTCAGCCATCAGCATCCCGATGGCGTGGGCGAGCGACCCGGTATCGTCGAGGGCAAGAGCGTTCACGCCTTGTCCTACGGCGCGCCCGTCCGCCCATTGCGTCCAGCGGTGACATCTCTATTTCTTCCGTGATTTCGGAGCCTTGGGAGCCTTGGCCGCCCGGCTGGCCTCCGATTCGGCGCGCGCCACCTCGCGCGCCGCCTTCCGCTGACGCTGTCTTTCCCGGAAGCCCACGGGCGTCTGGGGCTCGGCCGGACGCTCGGCCGCCTGGGTGACCTGTCCAGCCAGGGTACGGTTGCGGGAGGGCCCGGCGGGAGCGCGCTCCTCGCGGGCCTCGCGGGCCTCGGCGGGCCTGCGGCGCTCGGGTCCTTCCGCACCCCGGGCGCCCCGGCGCTCGGGGGCGGCTTCGCGCGCGCCACCCCGGCGGTCGTCGCGGCCCGCGGGGGCGCGGCGGCGGGCGCCGTCCTCGCGCTCGTCCCGGCGGCCTGCCCGGGGAGCGTCCTCGTCCGGGCCGTCACCGGCCTCGACGAAGCGCGCGCGCTGGGACTCGCGGATGACGGCCGGGGAGTCCTCCGAGTAGTCGAAGTGGAACAGCCGCTTCACCACCAGGGTGGCGTACGCGCCCGGCGGCAGGGTGAAGGCGACGTTGACCTTCACGTCCCCGCGGTTGATGTCGTCGGGCATGGTGCGGCCGATGACGAGCTTGTGCGGGAAGACGAGCAGCGGCCGCTCCTCGTGCTTGAAGTAGAGCCGGCGCGGCTCCTTGGCGATGCGCAGGTCCTCCAGCTTCAGCTTCTCCTTGCCGAGCACCCAGTTGATGGCTTCCTGCTTCTGGGGGTCGGTGATGACGGAGTCGGGGGCGAGCAGGGGGAAGGTGGCGTCGCGCAGCAGGCGCAGCACGTCCGGGTCGGCGTCGCGGTGGAACAGCAGCGTGCCGGCCTGGTAGCGCATGGGGAACAGGTGCTCGCGCGGCAGGAGCAGCTGGAGGTAGCGCCGCACGCCCTCGTTCCACAGGTAGCTCTGGTACGTGAAGAGCAGCATCGCCCGGTAGTCCGAGTCGATCTGCATGAAGGCCTTGAGGTAGTCCTTCGGGTCGTCGCGCAGGGACTTGAGGATGCGGTGGTACTTGCGCGTGCCCTCGAAGGGGACGCGCGCGTCCCAGCGGCCCCAGTTCTCGCGCCAGAAGGTCTTGATCTTCGCGTCCTCGGTGCGGTCCAGCTCCGAGGGCGCGGCGAGGAAGTTGTGGAGGGCGGCCTCGAAGTCGCCGCGGATGAGGTCCTTGGCGATGAAGCCCTGGCCATGCTTCAGCGAGCCGAAGCGCTGGCTGTCGAAGTAGTTCACCACGCCCAGGCGGTTGACTTCAGCCGTCGCGACGTTGAGGGGCCCCAGCGCCTCCGGGCGCAGCGCGCGCACGGTGACGGAGAAGCGGTTGGAGGTGATGTTGGCGGAGGACAGGGGCTTGTCCGTGCGGCCCAGGTACTTCAGGCGCAGGTCGGGCTCCTGCATGTCCACGTCGGAGCCGTCCACGGCGATGATCTGCTCGGTGCGGCCCTGCTTGTCCTTCAGGCCGCAGTAGCTGATGGCGCCGGGCTTGAGGCCGAAGGCGTCCCTCAGTCGGGCGACCGCGTCGAAGGTGGACAGCTTCTGCTTGTCCATCAGGTAGACGCGGTGACGTCCCGTGTCGACCTCATCGAAACGGTATGACTCCTT is from Pyxidicoccus xibeiensis and encodes:
- the truD gene encoding tRNA pseudouridine(13) synthase TruD, which codes for MRIKQKPEDFSVKESYRFDEVDTGRHRVYLMDKQKLSTFDAVARLRDAFGLKPGAISYCGLKDKQGRTEQIIAVDGSDVDMQEPDLRLKYLGRTDKPLSSANITSNRFSVTVRALRPEALGPLNVATAEVNRLGVVNYFDSQRFGSLKHGQGFIAKDLIRGDFEAALHNFLAAPSELDRTEDAKIKTFWRENWGRWDARVPFEGTRKYHRILKSLRDDPKDYLKAFMQIDSDYRAMLLFTYQSYLWNEGVRRYLQLLLPREHLFPMRYQAGTLLFHRDADPDVLRLLRDATFPLLAPDSVITDPQKQEAINWVLGKEKLKLEDLRIAKEPRRLYFKHEERPLLVFPHKLVIGRTMPDDINRGDVKVNVAFTLPPGAYATLVVKRLFHFDYSEDSPAVIRESQRARFVEAGDGPDEDAPRAGRRDEREDGARRRAPAGRDDRRGGAREAAPERRGARGAEGPERRRPAEAREAREERAPAGPSRNRTLAGQVTQAAERPAEPQTPVGFRERQRQRKAAREVARAESEASRAAKAPKAPKSRKK
- a CDS encoding bactofilin family protein gives rise to the protein MKISTRILLPALLLGAPLALGAEPQATPKAEASAPAARTIDVSFRGSLRDALKTIADKGGLNLVVTGDLDTPAEVHLRGVTANQALRTVARAYSLRMEQDNSIITLRPMTAKEQEAAEAGTAATPDTSPAATPAPEEAVAAQAAPPTPPMPDVAPVPPVPPVPPMHEQLGNMDPEEARETAREVRERMREQMDRTREELRRNRRSGGRNVVARGQSLEVKEGQNVQSAVVYGGNLVVKGHVEDDAVAFGGNLEIDGHVEGDAHAFGGNVILRDGAHVEGDVSSFGGVVERADGAEVEGSIESFGGAGIGTALAGEIKNGMREARDNEMHTRDSEDDDGNGLAAFILTFAVLFGLGFLGQMFFPARMKLLGEEVRRKPVATGLTGLLGLLAMVPLTVVLCITLIGIPAAMVLWMAAPLAAALGYAAVASEVGTKLPVLRGRKTQAVVLALGLLVLMVIGAIPIFGVLVSLFITLMALGAVIRTRFGQRPRGSGMPEPIFPSTEQPV
- a CDS encoding RNA polymerase sigma factor, which encodes MAEEAPPLPWKADVQAARRGDPSAFESLVRSVQRPVYGLALRLLQREAEAAEVAQEALLRAYQNLHRYDDSRPFDLWVLAITRNLCLDLLRRRTKVRTEELEPMKEVLPSGDASQEDRAIAQQERQSLEEAMATLSADDREVLALYYVQKRTTKEIAQVMGCAPGTIMARLFRAREKLRKKMTPTEEAPR